In Synechococcus sp. UW179A, a single genomic region encodes these proteins:
- a CDS encoding YihY/virulence factor BrkB family protein: MAKMLSIRQICRSLWRAYLRWASSDCVDLSAAFAYYTLQSIFPILLISLSLTSWLLGRQPNLDDQILIYASGVLPPPAIEIIRQTLQKLVSQGFGAGLLGAAVLLVTAGNVYLTLQRGADRLWRDVLQPLPDALPFGAQAYRFVRVRIEAFFVVILIGLLIVVDQISANLRMVPAAFVDELTRSFPWLTDIFPDLPVIQFGRLLIPFMGFSGMALLLQFLLPSRKVPFLPLIPGSLLIGFLLTILNLAVSRSIFSLGARFQAYGVIGGVLVLTLWIWMVGVVIYFGQCWSVELANMRIKKGGDPFFQAVQD, from the coding sequence CTGTCGATTCGTCAGATTTGCCGCTCTCTGTGGAGGGCTTATCTGCGTTGGGCATCTTCTGATTGTGTTGATCTCAGTGCAGCTTTTGCTTATTACACTCTCCAGTCAATATTCCCGATTCTGCTGATTTCATTGTCTTTGACGTCCTGGCTGCTTGGACGGCAGCCAAACCTGGATGATCAGATTCTGATCTACGCAAGTGGTGTGCTGCCACCGCCTGCGATTGAGATTATTCGCCAGACTCTTCAAAAGCTTGTTTCACAAGGATTTGGAGCTGGTCTTCTCGGTGCAGCCGTTCTGCTGGTGACTGCTGGGAATGTTTATTTGACATTGCAGCGTGGAGCGGACCGTTTATGGCGTGATGTTCTGCAGCCATTGCCTGATGCTTTGCCGTTTGGGGCTCAGGCTTATCGTTTTGTGCGGGTGAGAATAGAAGCTTTTTTCGTTGTGATTCTCATAGGCCTTCTGATCGTTGTCGATCAAATCAGTGCCAATCTGCGAATGGTGCCGGCGGCTTTTGTTGATGAATTAACACGCTCTTTCCCATGGCTGACTGATATTTTTCCTGATTTGCCGGTGATTCAGTTTGGTCGGTTGCTGATTCCTTTTATGGGTTTTTCAGGAATGGCTTTGTTGCTGCAATTCCTTCTTCCTAGTCGAAAAGTCCCTTTTTTACCGCTGATTCCTGGCTCTTTGCTGATCGGTTTTTTGCTGACAATCCTCAATCTTGCTGTCAGCCGAAGTATTTTTTCGCTGGGAGCGCGATTTCAGGCTTATGGAGTTATTGGTGGAGTTCTCGTGTTGACATTATGGATCTGGATGGTTGGTGTTGTGATTTATTTCGGACAGTGTTGGAGTGTGGAGTTAGCCAACATGCGTATTAAGAAGGGCGGTGATCCGTTCTTTCAAGCTGTCCAAGACTGA